In Alloyangia pacifica, the following proteins share a genomic window:
- a CDS encoding glycosyl transferase yields MADFHQNGNIAQFHNLRSRPIEEMVYELETYAQSRKISLILPSLYSELEGDALPDILKELSKVTYLHRIVIGLDRANEAQYRHARQFFSMLPQQTTLIWNDSPRMQQIMGRLEALGLAPQEPGKGKNVWGCMGYLISCADSAVMAIHDCDIVTYTREMLDRLVYPVANPSFSYQLSKGYYPRVGGGKLNGRVTRLLVSPLLIALKRTIGDRDYIDYLRAFRYPLSGEMALRTGLLPDLRIPSDWGLEIGVLSEAWRNLGPRQVCQVEIADIYDHKHQDLSPEDASQGLSRMSVDICKAIFRKLAADGTVFTPHVFRTLKATYYRSALDLLEAYSADAKMNGLTIDRHAEERSIEMFGENIVRAGQLFIENPQETPFIPTWNRVHSADPRLLADFRAAVAADDAEFG; encoded by the coding sequence ATGGCCGACTTCCACCAGAACGGCAATATCGCCCAGTTCCACAACCTGCGCTCGCGCCCGATCGAGGAGATGGTCTACGAGCTTGAAACCTACGCGCAGAGCCGAAAGATCTCGCTGATCCTACCCTCGCTCTATTCCGAGCTTGAGGGCGACGCGCTTCCGGACATCCTCAAGGAACTGAGCAAGGTCACCTATCTGCACCGCATCGTCATCGGGCTCGACCGCGCGAACGAGGCGCAATACCGCCACGCCCGCCAGTTCTTTTCCATGCTGCCGCAGCAGACCACGTTGATCTGGAACGACAGCCCGCGGATGCAGCAGATCATGGGCAGGCTCGAGGCGCTCGGCCTCGCCCCGCAGGAGCCCGGCAAGGGCAAGAACGTCTGGGGCTGCATGGGCTATCTCATCTCCTGCGCCGACAGTGCCGTGATGGCAATCCACGACTGCGACATCGTCACCTACACGCGCGAGATGCTCGACCGGCTGGTCTACCCGGTGGCCAATCCGAGCTTCAGCTACCAGCTCTCCAAGGGCTACTACCCCCGCGTCGGCGGCGGCAAGCTGAACGGCCGGGTCACCCGCCTCTTGGTTTCTCCGCTGCTCATCGCGCTCAAGCGCACCATCGGGGATCGCGACTACATCGATTACCTGCGCGCCTTCCGCTACCCGCTCTCGGGCGAGATGGCGCTGCGCACCGGACTGCTGCCCGACCTGCGCATTCCCTCGGACTGGGGGCTGGAGATCGGCGTGCTGTCCGAAGCCTGGCGCAACCTCGGCCCGCGGCAGGTCTGCCAGGTCGAGATCGCCGACATCTACGACCACAAGCACCAGGACCTCTCGCCCGAGGACGCCAGCCAGGGGCTCTCGCGCATGTCGGTCGATATCTGCAAGGCGATTTTCCGCAAGCTCGCTGCCGACGGGACCGTGTTTACCCCGCATGTCTTCCGCACGCTCAAGGCCACCTACTACCGCTCGGCGCTCGATCTGCTCGAGGCCTATTCGGCGGATGCCAAGATGAACGGGCTGACCATCGACCGCCACGCCGAGGAACGCAGCATCGAAATGTTCGGCGAGAACATCGTCCGCGCCGGTCAGCTCTTCATCGAGAACCCGCAGGAGACACCCTTCATCCCGACGTGGAACCGGGTGCACTCGGCCGACCCCAGGCTGCTGGCAGATTTCCGCGCCGCCGTGGCCGCCGACGATGCCGAGTTCGGCTGA
- a CDS encoding HAD-IIB family hydrolase: MRLAVFTDLDGTLLDHGTYSYAPARPALDALKKRGIPLILASSKTAAEIGPLHRELGLGDWPAIVENGADRISPGALSEDAPEYQKLRAALAEEPEHARLFRGFGDMDAEEVARVTGLSLDGAELARKRRFTEPGLWSGSEAEQDTFLAALAQKGIHARKGGRFLTLSFGGTKAQQMDGVTKELGCDTSIALGDAPNDIEMIEAATHGVILRNDHGNGIPPLPGEQTGRIRRTALPGPEGWNAAILHVLADLGL, translated from the coding sequence GTGCGGCTGGCGGTATTCACCGATCTCGATGGGACCCTGCTCGACCACGGCACCTATTCCTACGCCCCCGCGCGGCCCGCGCTCGATGCGCTCAAGAAGCGTGGCATCCCGCTCATCCTCGCCTCCTCCAAGACCGCCGCCGAGATCGGCCCCCTGCATCGCGAATTGGGCCTCGGTGACTGGCCCGCCATCGTCGAGAACGGCGCCGACCGGATCAGCCCCGGCGCCCTTTCGGAAGACGCACCCGAGTATCAGAAACTCCGCGCCGCATTGGCCGAAGAGCCCGAGCACGCCCGCCTTTTCAGAGGCTTCGGCGACATGGACGCCGAGGAGGTGGCGCGGGTCACCGGCCTGTCTCTGGATGGCGCCGAACTGGCCCGCAAGCGGCGCTTCACCGAGCCCGGCCTCTGGTCTGGCAGCGAGGCCGAACAGGACACCTTCCTTGCCGCGCTCGCGCAAAAAGGCATCCACGCGCGCAAGGGCGGGCGCTTTCTCACCCTTTCCTTCGGCGGCACCAAGGCGCAGCAAATGGATGGGGTCACGAAAGAGCTCGGCTGCGATACGTCCATCGCGCTCGGCGATGCGCCCAACGACATCGAGATGATCGAGGCCGCCACCCACGGCGTCATTCTCCGCAACGACCATGGCAACGGCATCCCGCCCCTGCCCGGCGAGCAGACGGGACGCATCCGCCGCACCGCCCTGCCCGGCCCCGAGGGCTGGAACGCCGCCATCCTCCACGTACTTGCAGACCTCGGGCTTTAG
- a CDS encoding GntP family permease, with amino-acid sequence MGLIGIILSLGLLMYLAYRGINVLILAPLLAMLAVLFSGGLPVMATYTQVFMQSLGGYVITYFPLFLLGAIFGKVMADGGAARTIAEKIVEWVGGDRAILAVVLACGVLTFGGVSLFVVAFAIYPIANALFRRADVPKRLLPAAIALGSFTFTMTASPGTPAIQNAIPIPFFGTNVFAAPLLGTLAGLIMLGGGTLWLSRRAKAAQARGEGYGQHERTAADSSLPEDANMPGFGAAILPVITVIALNALLTYLVFPNMSADYLAEPQYGATELSRVAGIWAIIISLVVSIVLALALNWRRFADVKETVNKGTMGSLLPIFNTASEVGYGAVIASLPAFGLIRDAVLGLFPNNPLASLAVAVNVLAGITGSASGGMSIALKALGEQFAAMGAEQGISMELMHRVTALSSGGFDALPHNGAVITLLAITGMTHKKSYADIFVVAVAIPVVATITVIVLGSLGL; translated from the coding sequence ATGGGTCTCATCGGGATCATTCTGTCGCTGGGCTTGCTGATGTACCTGGCCTACCGCGGCATCAATGTGCTGATCCTAGCACCGCTTCTGGCCATGCTCGCCGTGCTGTTTTCGGGCGGTCTGCCGGTCATGGCCACCTATACGCAGGTCTTCATGCAGTCGCTCGGCGGCTACGTGATCACCTACTTCCCGCTGTTCCTGCTGGGCGCGATCTTCGGCAAGGTCATGGCCGACGGCGGTGCCGCGCGCACCATCGCCGAGAAAATCGTCGAATGGGTCGGCGGTGACCGCGCGATCCTCGCGGTCGTGCTCGCCTGCGGCGTGCTGACCTTTGGTGGCGTGTCGCTCTTCGTGGTGGCCTTCGCCATCTACCCGATCGCCAACGCGCTGTTCCGCCGCGCCGACGTGCCCAAGCGCCTGCTGCCCGCGGCCATCGCGCTCGGCTCGTTCACCTTCACCATGACCGCCTCCCCCGGCACCCCGGCGATCCAGAACGCGATCCCGATCCCGTTCTTCGGCACCAACGTCTTTGCCGCGCCTCTGCTTGGCACGCTGGCCGGCCTCATCATGCTCGGCGGCGGCACGCTCTGGCTGAGCCGCCGCGCCAAGGCCGCTCAGGCCCGGGGCGAAGGCTACGGCCAGCACGAGCGCACCGCCGCCGACAGCTCGCTGCCCGAGGATGCCAACATGCCCGGCTTCGGCGCGGCGATCCTGCCGGTGATCACGGTGATCGCGCTCAACGCGCTGCTCACCTACCTGGTCTTCCCGAACATGAGCGCCGACTACCTCGCCGAGCCGCAATACGGCGCAACCGAGCTGTCGCGCGTGGCGGGCATCTGGGCGATCATCATCTCGCTGGTGGTGTCGATCGTGCTGGCGCTGGCGCTGAACTGGCGCCGCTTCGCCGACGTCAAGGAGACGGTGAACAAGGGCACGATGGGCTCGCTGCTGCCGATCTTCAACACCGCCTCCGAGGTCGGCTACGGGGCCGTCATCGCCTCGCTGCCCGCCTTCGGGCTGATCCGCGACGCGGTTCTGGGGCTCTTCCCGAACAACCCGCTGGCCTCGCTGGCGGTGGCGGTGAACGTGCTTGCGGGGATCACCGGTTCGGCTTCGGGCGGCATGTCGATCGCGCTGAAGGCGCTCGGCGAGCAATTCGCCGCCATGGGTGCCGAACAGGGCATCAGCATGGAGCTGATGCACCGGGTCACGGCGCTGTCGTCGGGCGGCTTCGACGCGCTGCCGCACAACGGCGCGGTGATCACCCTGCTGGCGATCACCGGCATGACCCACAAGAAGAGCTACGCGGACATCTTCGTGGTGGCCGTGGCGATCCCGGTGGTGGCGACGATCACGGTGATCGTACTTGGCTCGCTGGGTCTCTGA